A DNA window from Hordeum vulgare subsp. vulgare chromosome 1H, MorexV3_pseudomolecules_assembly, whole genome shotgun sequence contains the following coding sequences:
- the LOC123444299 gene encoding indole-3-acetate beta-glucosyltransferase-like: protein MSTANVLLVPYPCQGHINPMLQFAKRLASKGVPVTLVVTRFIARTARFDAGPVRVASISDGHDDGGLPSAGSVDEYVEKLESTGSASLAALIAAAGDGPAPFTHVVYDSFVHWAGRTARELGGLPAVPFSTQSCAASAVYHYVNSGLLDAPPAGEVGARSDPFAGLPGLERWEFPSFMFHDGPYPALTAPALAQFADRGAGDWVLVNSFDELEYEVLDGLKCHFKVRAIGPCVPVPDTDDSGDADRFNYGANLLDPEDTCIKWLDAKSPRSVVYVSFGSDAYLGAAQMEELARGLLAIGKPFLWVVRASEEAELPRHLLDAATASGGALLVRWSPQLDVLAHRAVGCFVTHCGWNSTLEALGFGVPMVALPLWTDQPINARLVEEAWGVGVRARRNASEGVFPRGEIEQCVRAIMEDEDCRAASARAAARRLSDEARAAARRWSEAARAAVAVGGSSDQNLDEFVDFLRASAGEK from the exons ATGTCCACGGCCAACGTCCTACTGGTGCCCTACCCGTGCCAGGGCCACATCAACCCCATGCTGCAGTTCGCCAAGAGGCTTGCGTCCAAGGGTGTGCCCGTCACCCTCGTCGTCACCCGCTTCATCGCCAGAACGGCCCGGTTCGACGCCGGCCCGGTGCGCGTCGCGTCCATCTCCGACGGCCACGACGACGGCGGGCTCCCATCGGCGGGGAGCGTCGACGAGTACGTGGAGAAGCTGGAGTCCACGGGCTCGGCGTCCCTGGCCGCGCTCATCGCGGCGGCCGGCGACGGCCCTGCGCCCTTCACGCACGTGGTGTACGACTCGTTCGTGCACTGGGCAGGGCGCACGGCGCGGGAGCTGGGCGGCCTGCCGGCCGTCCCGTTCTCCACCCAGTCGTGTGCGGCGAGCGCTGTGTACCACTACGTCAACTCCGGGCTGCTGGACGCGCCGCCGGCGGGGGAAGTTGGCGCCAGGAGCGACCCTTTCGCGGGGCTGCCGGGGCTGGAGAGGTGGGAGTTCCCGTCCTTCATGTTCCACGACGGGCCGTACCCGGCGCTTACCGCGCCCGCCCTCGCCCAGTTCGCCGATCGGGGCGCCGGTGACTGGGTTCTGGTCAACTCGTTTGATGAGCTGGAGTACGAG GTCCTGGATGGGCTCAAGTGCCACTTCAAGGTCCGAGCCATCGGGCCGTGCGTTCCTGTGCCGGACACCGACGATTCCGGCGACGCCGACCGCTTTAACTACGGCGCCAACCTGCTCGACCCGGAGGACACCTGCATCAAGTGGCTGGACGCCAAGTCCCCGCGCTCCGTCGTCTACGTATCCTTCGGCAGCGACGCGTACCTCGGCGCCGCCCAGATGGAGGAGCTAGCCCGCGGCCTGCTCGCCATCGGCAAGCCGTTTCTGTGGGTCGTCAGGGCCAGCGAGGAGGCGGAGCTCCCGCGCCACCTCCTGGACGCCGCGACGGCATCGGGCGGCGCGCTACTCGTACGCTGGAGCCCGCAGCTGGACGTCCTGGCGCACCGCGCCGTGGGCTGCTTCGTCACGCACTGCGGGTGGAACTCCACGCTGGAGGCGCTCGGCTTCGGGGTGCCGATGGTGGCGCTGCCTCTGTGGACCGACCAGCCGATCAACGCCCGGCTCGTCGAGGAGGCGTGGGGCGTCGGCGTGCGCGCGCGCCGCAACGCGTCCGAGGGGGTGTTCCCACGCGGCGAGATTGAGCAGTGCGTGCGCGCAATCATGGAAGACGAGGACTGCAGGGCAGCGTCCGCCCGCGCGGCGGCTCGGCGGCTAAGCGACGAGGCGCGGGCG GCGGCGCGTCGGTGGAGCGAGGCTGCGCGCGCCGCGGTCGCGGTTGGCGGCAGCTCCGACCAGAATCTGGACGAGTTCGTGGATTTTCTGCGGGCTAGCGCCGGGGAGAAGTAA